The nucleotide window GTGAATAAGGACGTTCTggcgtgtttgtttttttgctattCGCTTTTTTtaccaatcccataatactgttctttttggggggttatttacattaaaacaatggataatcagttcactgaagcatgatacagtcccaagggtaaataaattgtattgtttttatgtaaagaaccccccaaaacgtattgcattatgggatcgtgaaaacagtcaattgctatatgattgtttaagggaaagtctaaataactaacaaagcacttaatgtaggGGCTctcgggaaactagttagtttcgttttcccgCCAGTCCTAATGGTTTCCCTCGACTTCCACGCCGCAgataataggccactttcaaaaataccataataccctttgtttgtcttccaaaattttgaataagtactgcttttattttctcttgggaccatagtaagtcccaggagaaaatggaaacaatgtttatgcaaaatgtGGCTTCATCCTTTCCCACAGTGCCACAGTGCATTGCATTATCCAATTGATCCTGCATGAGCCATTATCAATTCCCAAATTAATGCACCTAGCAACTGATActgttattaataatatatttatttattcatataAATCCAATTCTTTATTGACAATAGAATATGATAATAACTTATTTACATGTTAATAATAGAGAATTCAACTTAAAATACTCAATTTATACCAATTGCAAGCGAGGCATTAAACTGCTCCGAACTTTCGCGCTTAAGATCGGGAATCCCAATCCCGCCCTGCAGAGGTGATAAATTGACAAGTTCCTTAAGTTCTTTAGGGAGAGGCTCCGCTCGTCCGAGTAATGAAGGAAGAAAGGAAGTGTGCATCATTTCTTCGATGGGGTCCACATACTCTTCAAACGATTCGATGGTGCGCAAGTCATAAGTGAATTTGGATTTAAATCCTTTAGTAAAAGCGACATAGGCAGCATGTGGCTGACTCTTGCTGATCTCTGTGAGGGACTCCATTTCTCTGAGCCACTTATCAACTTTCTCTTGACAATACTGATTCTTAAACTCTTTTGATCCGATGACCGCACCGAGATGACGTCTTCCCTCGAGCGTTATGTTCACTTCATCGTCGAACACCTTCTTTGCACTCTCTGCCAGTTCACTGTTCTTGACGATTAACCAGCTTTTAGCACCATTAACAATATAACCGAATTTTTTCCCTTCCTTGTACCATTGATCATTGTTGATAGAGTGACTCTATACTccataaatttctagtttctaaagaaactgtggtgctgcgtcggtgggagagatcgaaacaaaaatttggttttatcaaactagttgataaaggtgaaattaccaccgtgaaaaatttggaaagctgacgtttcgagcgttagcccttcgtcagagcgaacggCTCTATACTCCCTCCACCCGCTGAATCATCCGCTAGCCAGACTTGCTTGACTTGTGGAATTGATGCCCTGAGACTACTGATCATAAGATTGGTGTTAATTGCATACCAAGGCATTGCTAACGGGTCACCTTGGGTAGTGCCCTCTTGGGAAGAAATCTCGCCACCGCCACTAATGAACAGCCTTGAGGGGCTTCTATACGTGTTAATGATATATAAGGCGATTTCTTTACAAGATACTGATACTGATACTGATACTGTTTACATAATATATTAATATTCATCTTTTCTTCAAGTTGATTTTCTCTTTTGACACAATAAACTTAGTGGGAATACGTGTATTTGAAACTAACTGCATCCGCTTCTGGTAAAAAAAGACAATACACTTTTGCTTCAAAACCTTAGATAAGATGTTTATACTGGCAAGCCTTCACATGTAATTATTACATTaccattaaattattatttttctttagtttGGCAATTAATTTTTAGGTCTCCCAGCTTCTGTGATTACCTTTTCCCTTCCAAATACCAATTTTAGACTGAACCACCTGAATAAGCATTTTGTCTTGAATGTACTGAATgtgctttttccttttcctcgATTTCATTTAATTTGCTTAAGTAGATTCCGAAAATCCTTCCAGCAATCCAAGGCATGCAATGCAAACCTGCGTGTCAGTTATGATTAAGCGAAGTCTAATTAAATGACCTATTCCGTGGTGGCTTTTGCTCAGGATGGCAACGCAAATCTTATTTCTTCGTCCACTCTGGTGCAGCACTTATAGCACCACCTTGTTCCCGGCTTGTATCCATAGTACAAGTTGCTCCTACGGCATCAAGGACAGCAAAACGTCTCGCTAGAATTCGCTGCTTGCGGAGGCCTCGTGAATGGTTTTCGCCAGAAACCAAGCACCTGTTGTTGCTCCTTGAACCTTCGTATTTCGTCCCGATGGCGACAAAAGACTGTTTAGCCCACTCGGCAGCTCTGGCTAAATCTTCGGACAAAATACATTTTCGACCGGCATATTTACGGCTGCTTTTGTTGGCTTTCCCACATTTTTCTAAGAAGGAAATGCACGAGCAAACCAACGCAACAAGGAGAACTACGCGAAAACAAATTCCTATTGTCGAGCACGAACGCTCGCGAAATGTGCTCCTATTTCGTTGTTGGTGCAAAGACCGAACCCCTTGGTGCAAGCGCTTGAAACTTCAATGACTGAAAAACGAACTTTTCAACGAGTTTACTTACTTATGCTAACTGTTACTTTTTGCTTTCAAAGTTCGCGTTACGGGATTTTACCTTGCttaaaccatagttagtaaaGGGCTCCCTCTACTAACTGTGGTTAAACTGATTTTAACACGTATTGACCGGAAGGTCCTCAAATTTCCGCTCTTACCGCGGTGCTACCGTCCAAGTGTTTGTTACCAACCCCCCGGGGTTTTTCTTAGCAGGCCAGGCTTTTTTTCTGGCATATAAAGTAGAGGGAGACTAAGTACTTTCCTCGTTGTAGTTCAGTAAAGTGGCGCGGGTTGTGAATTTTGAGAATGTTAAGCAAATGAAAATCATAGATATCTTTCACAATGCTAACATTTTAATAGAGATTTTAAAATGACTACGAATCACGCAAACGATGACGATGAAGTGCGCGAAATCAGGACCGAAAACGGAACCAGTGATGAAGAACAAGGAATGGAAATTGACCCTGAAAACGAAAATTTACAGCAAGTTGCCGAAACTAGTGACATTACACAAGCAGTGAATGGTGAACCTTCTGCTCAGGACGATGCATCTTCCACGGAGAATATAACTTCAGAATTGAACCAAGTTGAGCGCAGTAGAAACACTACAGAGGCGAATTCGCCCGATGTCTTTGAAATCAGGCCTTCTAAACCTTCCAAAACGAAGTCTTCAAAAGCTGCCAAGTCGCCTTTTAAATCTCCAGAGAAAGATGATGACGTAAGTTTGGCTGATATTCCTTTATTCTCTTCGTTAAACTTATGGTTTAGCCGTTATCCTTGAAGATGTTAAGTTAAGTTTCAAAGCAGCTTTTGCCGTGCGCCTGGCAAGCGTTTCCCAATATTCGAGACCAAAGACTGTTTTGGTAGTGCGAAAAATAAGGGACGAGAAGAAAAATCGCCAGGAAAAACTACGTACACATTAAGAAAGTGGTTGCTACATAGAAGGATAGCTTTCAGCTTAAATGCAAGAGTTTTGATACTATCAGCCAAAGACCCACAACATTACCATTGCTTAAACTCAGGCAAGATGGATCCAGGAGTGTTAATTAATCATGCTTTGATACAATCTGATTGTTGGGATAAAGGAGACTTTATTTTCAAGCTAGTAACTGCTGTAACTActcaggttgtcaaaacatGCAAGTAGATTGCTGGAGTAACAGTCATCTTCATGGGCAtggcaacattttttttttgcttgcacACAAAAAGTGGGAAATGGACAGCCAAAGGTATTACCCTTTAAAAGAGATGTTGGGACATGCCCCCCTCGGCCTCTCCCCCCTTATTTTAACGGGGTAAATGATTTTAAAATCATTCTTCACGATTTGAAGTGTGTGCATGTGcttataattttatttcatatacCCTGACAATCAGATCAAACAAAGTGTTTGTAACTTAATATTACTGTAATAATTGCTCACTTCATATCTTTCTGAAAGTGTTATTTAAAGACATCATAAGTCACCAATATAATCTTATGCAATGCTTGGGTTCTTTAGTCACAGTGCTGCCCAATCTGTCTTGAGCCCTGGTCAAATTCAGGATCACACCGACTGGCTTCCCTCAGTTGTGGACATTTATTTGGAAGAAGGTGCAATGTGTTTCTTGTTTGTATGCTACTGGTGTCCTTGTCTCTttattaattataatattattacaacaGTCTTCGTCTCATTGAAAACGAAagtgcctgatgagtgtggtcattTTTGACCAATGATGCAAACAGAGCTGTACCAACAAAATAACGAATCACATCTGAATTCCTGAACTGATTTATCAAGACTGATTCCTGCCCTTCTTAGAGTTGAGAGCTTTTAAAAATCCAAATATAATTTATAGCAATCTTACACTATGCCTATGTACTGTGTGATactaaaatattattatatggcaagctccgcgagcaggcagtatgcggcgaattctgtgttctgatttgCTACCAAAGcaggcaagatggagcgatactgcccacctgggactgcccgtttcgttcccgcaaataaaatttcaccaaatttcaagcgagtgcacgaaagttttctgtCGCTGAAAttattactttctgctaaggtaaaaagactttttatgatttctctgtcttcatggaaccagaaaaagcgtccacgagaatgaaaacaaagaaaagaaaaatgttgataagttttaaaaatacgttttgcagcaaaaaccatCAAATTAAAcccaaaagtttgttttgaatttgaaaatttgaatttgaaatttgaatttgaaatgtaaccaatcaaatgattgtattttctgcatttatccaatcaggatataggggcacgcgctatcactttagcatttacctgggttccttttcagtgctggaaaataaacaagtacaaaGATCAtggctctttatgccatacaataaatcttttattgaccaagccagttcggtcaagatggctggatattggcctcgttctctttttacgtttttaataatatatacatatactgTATATCATAAGCTTCTATTAATACTCTTAACATTGTTTTAATctgcaatatttttgtttgcataTGATAGCTGTATTGAAAGATGGTTGAAATCTAAAGGAGTAAATGAGAAGTGTCCACAATGCAATGCACCAGCAAAAAGAAGAGATATCAGAAATATCTACACAAAAGCAATCAAATCTATTGACACTACAGAACGCGACAGGGCTCTGGCAGATCTAGAAACTGAGAGAGAAGCACGGCAACGAGCGGAAGAACGTGAAGCCAGAGCTCTTTTGCAGTATCAGTTGACCAAAGCAGAATGTGAGAAGTTAGTTGCACGCCTAAGGAACCAAGAGGAACTTGTTTTTAGTTTACAGTCAAAGAAGTAAGGATTAACATACACTGTATTTCTAATTATTTAAATGTCCTTTAGTGATTTATCTGTATCAGACATGTGCCATTTTGGATAGtgaatattaaataataattattgttgtatttAGTGGTGTTTGTTTCTGAATTAGGTCAATGTTGTGCACTAAGTGTAGCTCAGAATGCGAAGGAGCATCAGCCAGTGTACGCACCTTTGGCCAAAGCACTTCCAGTCAAAGCTCATTGCCACAGAAGTCTTATATTCTCCAAACATCATTTCAAGTTTCACAGGTGCTGTATTCTTAGTGTTACTGGGGCAGTGTAGCTTGTAGACATTTTTAGGCACTAAATAGACTGTGGCACTGGGTCATTGTCATTTTTACAAGCCTTTGACAACACATGAAAACAACTCATACTAAATTCTCACTTGAGACTATGAAAGAACCATAatcatgatgatgataacaataacaataataataataacgataattaTTCTTACcatcattattgttattcaaattttATGACAGGATTTTGAACCCCAGAATTCTTCATGGGCTAGATTTGTTCAGTGACTTTAACAGTGCAATCCTTGACTTGTGTGTTAAATTATCACTACCATGTGGGTGCCTATAAACAATAGATCTcacattagctccttttgtttatACCCCAACATGGCGGCGATGACGTAACAAGTTTATTGTTATAAGTCTTTAGAGATTTTTGTTCACATGGTTGTAACTTAAGTCAAGGATACAAAAATTTATGACAGTAGATGTGAAGCAAAAAACTACAGCAAATGATTGGTGTACTTGTCCATAAACTATTTTACTGTTTATTACAAGATAATGTGCATAACGTTTCATTCTATAGataatacacatgaaaaaatttcttgattctgattggctgagagcagtgcagttcaagtgtaaGACCAGTGTAAAACATCTAACACCGGTGCAAaacgtgtaacaccagtgcaaattacacattgtAATTCTggattattattaattttgtagaaATCCAATGATCCCAtgtaaagcaatgacaaaacatttgtacagaaactctgaaaaaagttttctcgaATGCACAAAAAAAGGCTTAAGAAACATCTTCCGGCactttttccatttgatttttttcatgttttgtattattaataagtaatcatatGGTTCTTCTcattcaatttggaattaatttacacttgtgagtttttcaaaaagctgaaattgcactcgctgaagcggctcgtgcaatttcagctttttgaaaaactcactcatgcaaattaattccaaattgaactcgaaaccacgatgattacctatactaataatcATCCATAGGAGAAGCTTATGTGACCACTGACAAGATGAccttcacaaaattaatttgtctTATTGTTGCTCACGCACACCATCTCCTCCATCTCTATCTTGTCTCTCCTTTGCCTTTGGTTTCTTTCTCAATCTTGATAGGCCTTTCTAATGGTATTCTATTCCATTACTCCAGTAATCACCACTGGCAAAACAATGATgctgaaattaattttttat belongs to Acropora muricata isolate sample 2 chromosome 9, ASM3666990v1, whole genome shotgun sequence and includes:
- the LOC136927470 gene encoding uncharacterized protein translates to MPVENSHSINNDQWYKEGKKFGYIVNGAKSWLIVKNSELAESAKKVFDDEVNITLEGRRHLGAVIGSKEFKNQYCQEKVDKWLREMESLTEISKSQPHAAYVAFTKGFKSKFTYDLRTIESFEEYVDPIEEMMHTSFLPSLLGRAEPLPKELKELVNLSPLQGGIGIPDLKRESSEQFNASLAIGIN